A stretch of the Brevundimonas sp. MF30-B genome encodes the following:
- a CDS encoding DUF6249 domain-containing protein, whose product MEDFIPIIAILAVFGTITAIIVGPTYLKTQERKETQETVRRAIEKGQPLPPEVIEAMSRDVTKSLPSRSRDIRRGVIWLAVGIGLAAFSVVSDVGGSDWSGNNFDSSLLGVACIPATIGLAFIVLSFFNKNKD is encoded by the coding sequence ATGGAAGACTTCATTCCGATCATCGCCATCCTGGCCGTCTTCGGCACGATCACCGCCATCATCGTCGGGCCGACCTATCTCAAGACTCAGGAGCGCAAGGAAACGCAGGAGACGGTGCGCCGCGCCATAGAGAAGGGCCAGCCGCTGCCGCCCGAGGTGATCGAGGCCATGAGCCGCGACGTGACCAAGAGCCTGCCGTCGCGCAGCCGCGACATTCGCCGCGGCGTGATTTGGCTGGCGGTCGGCATCGGCCTGGCGGCGTTCAGCGTGGTCAGCGACGTCGGCGGCAGCGACTGGAGCGGCAACAACTTCGACAGCAGCCTGCTGGGCGTCGCCTGCATCCCCGCCACCATCGGCCTCGCCTTCATCGTCCTGAGCTTCTTCAACAAGAACAAGGACTGA
- a CDS encoding endonuclease/exonuclease/phosphatase family protein, with the protein MLNRRTLLTAGAALPLVGCATTAPRGARDVRVLSFNIWHDMEDWAARRLLLIQAVRDAEADVIGLQEVLEDAAKGLPNQAETLAQALNAAGLGEYSVVFSSTDAEGAPRRYGNALLSRLPILSHDMKRLAPLDDSRTALRAVIEVGQRRLTVVNTHFHHTPEGGAIRATQAADLLSWIPQDGAPLIVMGDFNAPLSDAGLASFAPPRFISALPDGAVETTLNPAKGHDHRVIDHIFVEPEAFVVRGARLIGDRPTNGEYPSDHFGVVADLSLR; encoded by the coding sequence ATGCTGAACCGCCGCACCCTTCTGACCGCCGGCGCCGCCCTGCCCCTGGTGGGCTGCGCCACCACGGCGCCGCGTGGAGCCCGAGACGTCAGGGTGCTCAGCTTCAACATCTGGCATGACATGGAGGACTGGGCCGCGCGTCGGCTGCTGTTGATCCAGGCGGTGCGAGACGCCGAGGCGGACGTCATCGGCCTGCAGGAGGTTCTGGAAGACGCGGCCAAGGGACTGCCGAACCAGGCCGAGACCCTGGCCCAGGCGCTGAATGCAGCGGGCCTGGGCGAGTACAGCGTCGTCTTCTCCTCCACCGACGCCGAAGGCGCGCCGCGCCGCTATGGCAACGCCCTTCTCAGCCGTCTGCCGATCCTGTCGCATGACATGAAGCGGCTGGCCCCTCTGGACGATTCGCGCACCGCCCTGCGCGCAGTGATCGAGGTGGGCCAGCGACGGCTTACCGTGGTCAACACCCACTTCCACCACACCCCCGAGGGAGGCGCGATCCGCGCGACCCAGGCTGCGGACCTGCTGTCCTGGATTCCCCAAGACGGCGCGCCGCTGATCGTCATGGGAGATTTCAATGCGCCGCTCTCCGACGCCGGCTTGGCCTCATTCGCCCCGCCGCGCTTCATCAGCGCCCTGCCCGACGGCGCGGTCGAGACGACGCTGAACCCGGCCAAGGGCCACGACCACAGGGTCATCGATCACATCTTCGTCGAGCCCGAAGCGTTCGTGGTGCGCGGCGCGCGCCTGATCGGCGATCGACCGACAAACGGCGAATATCCGTCCGACCACTTCGGCGTGGTCGCCGACCTCAGCTTGCGATGA
- a CDS encoding tetratricopeptide repeat protein, whose translation MVDVFEQVEEELRSERLKRLARIWLPVFGGVLLIALIAALSWWGWQSWETSKADKASAAYDRGVELLEQGNAASARTAFEEAADVGNGAYRALALMQQAGIELNDNRPAQAVTLFDQAADAVRDPIMADAAALKAAFLVMDTDASLADIEGRLTPLAGDGRPYRAFAQEALALARIQHGQMQPARDALVQLQLGQDVPEQVRQRAQAAIESIDSGTASALAGIVAAQASLPAPQAPAADAPGVPPAPANP comes from the coding sequence GTGGTTGATGTCTTCGAACAGGTCGAGGAGGAGCTTCGCTCCGAGCGCTTGAAGCGCCTGGCCCGGATCTGGCTGCCAGTTTTCGGCGGCGTCCTGCTTATCGCTCTGATCGCGGCCCTGTCGTGGTGGGGCTGGCAAAGCTGGGAAACGTCCAAGGCCGACAAGGCCTCGGCCGCCTATGACCGCGGTGTCGAGCTGCTCGAGCAGGGCAACGCCGCCAGCGCCCGCACGGCCTTCGAGGAAGCCGCCGACGTGGGCAACGGCGCCTATAGGGCCCTCGCTCTGATGCAGCAGGCCGGCATCGAGCTGAACGACAATCGGCCCGCTCAGGCGGTGACCTTGTTCGACCAGGCCGCCGACGCCGTGCGCGACCCGATCATGGCCGACGCAGCCGCCCTGAAGGCCGCCTTTCTCGTGATGGACACCGATGCGTCGCTGGCCGACATCGAAGGTCGTCTGACGCCGCTGGCCGGCGATGGCCGGCCGTATCGGGCGTTCGCGCAAGAGGCGCTGGCCCTGGCGCGGATCCAGCACGGTCAGATGCAGCCCGCCCGCGACGCGCTGGTTCAACTGCAGCTGGGTCAGGACGTGCCCGAGCAGGTCCGGCAACGCGCCCAGGCCGCCATCGAGTCCATCGATTCCGGCACGGCCTCGGCCCTGGCAGGCATCGTCGCAGCCCAGGCAAGCCTGCCCGCTCCCCAAGCCCCCGCCGCCGACGCCCCCGGCGTTCCGCCGGCCCCGGCCAACCCGTAA
- the chrA gene encoding chromate efflux transporter, whose amino-acid sequence MVTSDALAEDGDRRPSISLARLFLLFLSFGLLGFGGPVAQIALVRRRLIEREAWMPPDRFDRLLAVMQVLPGPEAHELCVHMGIRARGRWGGLVAGLGFMAPGFALMMGLAWFYFAIALDIQGVASALLAVQAAVLAVIVRAGWKIAGHVLNRLGLALLAVVALGLTLGGVSFWLVLPAAGAAWALTQSGRLRAGLGLMMAAGAVGLALAWRDGAAGGHARALVEAVTRPGSEALGLLFLSGLKVGLLTFGGAYTAIPVLRGDAERGGWLSDGQFLDSVALAQVIPAPLIIFATFVGYAAGGPWGGLAMTAGVFLPAFAFSMIFYDRLEAVVDNARLHAFLDGVFAGVAGLIAATVVQLGWSLWIGEPSARVVLAMVFLASLAAVWAWRSAMTIPAVVIAAGVLGAAAL is encoded by the coding sequence ATGGTCACGTCAGACGCCCTCGCCGAAGACGGCGACCGCAGGCCTTCCATCAGCCTGGCTCGGCTTTTCCTGCTGTTTCTATCGTTCGGCTTGCTGGGCTTCGGCGGACCGGTGGCGCAGATCGCGCTCGTCCGAAGACGGCTGATCGAGCGCGAAGCCTGGATGCCTCCGGACCGCTTCGACCGCCTGCTGGCGGTGATGCAGGTCCTGCCGGGCCCCGAGGCGCACGAACTTTGCGTGCACATGGGCATTCGGGCGCGCGGGCGGTGGGGCGGTTTGGTGGCCGGCCTGGGCTTCATGGCGCCCGGCTTCGCGCTCATGATGGGCCTAGCCTGGTTCTATTTCGCGATTGCACTGGACATTCAGGGCGTCGCCTCGGCGCTTTTGGCGGTCCAGGCGGCCGTACTCGCGGTGATCGTTCGGGCAGGCTGGAAGATCGCGGGACATGTCCTGAACCGCTTGGGGCTGGCGCTCCTTGCGGTCGTCGCCCTGGGGTTGACGCTGGGGGGGGTGAGCTTCTGGCTGGTGCTGCCCGCCGCCGGCGCCGCCTGGGCGCTGACGCAAAGCGGCCGACTACGCGCCGGCCTTGGGCTCATGATGGCTGCGGGCGCGGTCGGCCTTGCCCTGGCCTGGCGTGACGGGGCCGCCGGTGGACACGCCAGAGCGCTGGTCGAGGCTGTCACAAGGCCGGGTTCGGAAGCGCTCGGCCTGCTGTTCCTGAGCGGGCTGAAGGTCGGACTTCTGACCTTTGGCGGAGCCTACACAGCCATCCCTGTTCTTCGCGGAGACGCCGAGCGAGGCGGTTGGCTGTCAGACGGGCAGTTCCTGGACAGCGTCGCCCTCGCGCAGGTGATTCCCGCACCGCTGATCATCTTCGCCACCTTCGTCGGCTATGCGGCGGGCGGACCTTGGGGCGGATTGGCGATGACGGCGGGCGTGTTCCTGCCGGCCTTCGCCTTCTCGATGATCTTCTATGATCGACTGGAAGCCGTCGTGGATAACGCCCGACTGCACGCATTCCTGGACGGGGTGTTCGCCGGCGTCGCCGGCCTGATCGCGGCGACGGTCGTTCAACTGGGCTGGAGCCTGTGGATCGGCGAGCCTTCGGCGCGCGTCGTCCTGGCGATGGTGTTCCTGGCCTCTCTGGCGGCGGTCTGGGCGTGGCGCAGCGCCATGACCATACCTGCCGTGGTGATCGCGGCAGGTGTGTTAGGCGCTGCAGCGCTGTAG
- a CDS encoding PQQ-binding-like beta-propeller repeat protein, translating to MNRVLKVALVCGVALTVASCGTVRRALPFGLGGSDAPQATASEGQRISILEFEQQLAPSAALSGADFFLPGPQAVTAWTQPGGTAENLTEHVIAAPDFAVAWRRNIGEGARRPGRVMSPPVAADNRIFVLDGDSTVTAVAADTGAVLWKASVLPDGSEQGDRLLGLIPRGGSSRLTGGFGGGVAVGAGRVYVTSGYRTVTALDAATGAEVWRQSVDVPIHSAPTFAGGRVFASDIDSQLFAFNASTGAQEWLYRGIAEPARIMRASSVAVSGETVIAPFSSGQVVALRALNGQPVWEEVLSRTSRTSALSEIRDVAGRPVISRGVVYAVSHSGVMQAMDLRSGNPAWSLPVAGVNAPLPVGDVVYVVSKDGELTVVNRASGQVYWTRDLNEGRVRREGGFLGFGRRTVRPEWSGPILASNRLVLVNSDGEAVAFDPKTGAQQASVRLGAAAFIAPAAYNGALYILTDRGELVSLR from the coding sequence ATGAATCGCGTGCTCAAAGTCGCCCTGGTGTGCGGCGTCGCCCTGACCGTCGCCTCGTGCGGGACGGTGCGTCGCGCCCTGCCGTTCGGCCTCGGCGGCTCCGACGCTCCGCAAGCGACCGCAAGCGAGGGTCAGCGCATCTCCATTCTGGAGTTCGAACAGCAGCTGGCGCCGTCAGCCGCTCTGTCGGGCGCCGACTTCTTCCTGCCCGGGCCGCAGGCCGTGACTGCCTGGACGCAGCCCGGCGGCACTGCTGAAAATCTGACCGAACATGTCATCGCCGCCCCCGATTTCGCGGTGGCCTGGCGGAGAAACATCGGGGAGGGCGCGCGCCGGCCGGGTCGCGTGATGTCTCCGCCGGTCGCGGCGGACAACCGCATCTTCGTTCTGGACGGCGATTCGACCGTCACCGCCGTTGCGGCGGACACCGGCGCGGTTCTGTGGAAGGCCAGCGTCCTCCCCGATGGCTCGGAGCAGGGGGACCGCCTGCTGGGTCTGATACCGCGGGGCGGCTCCAGCCGCCTGACGGGAGGGTTCGGCGGCGGCGTGGCCGTGGGCGCAGGCCGCGTCTACGTCACCTCGGGTTATCGCACGGTGACCGCGCTGGACGCTGCCACCGGCGCGGAGGTTTGGCGTCAAAGCGTCGACGTGCCGATCCACAGCGCCCCGACCTTCGCCGGCGGGCGTGTCTTCGCGAGCGACATCGACAGCCAGCTGTTCGCTTTCAACGCATCGACGGGCGCTCAGGAGTGGCTTTACCGCGGCATCGCCGAGCCAGCCCGGATCATGCGCGCCTCCAGCGTGGCGGTCTCGGGCGAGACGGTCATCGCGCCGTTTTCGTCGGGCCAGGTGGTCGCCCTGCGCGCCCTGAACGGTCAGCCGGTCTGGGAGGAGGTGCTGTCACGCACCAGCCGGACCAGCGCCCTGTCGGAAATCCGCGATGTGGCCGGCCGTCCGGTCATCAGTCGAGGCGTCGTCTATGCCGTCAGCCATTCGGGCGTGATGCAGGCGATGGACCTTCGCTCGGGCAATCCCGCCTGGTCGTTGCCGGTCGCTGGCGTGAATGCGCCGCTGCCTGTCGGCGACGTCGTGTATGTGGTGTCCAAGGATGGTGAGTTGACCGTGGTCAACCGCGCCTCGGGCCAGGTCTACTGGACGCGCGACCTGAATGAGGGGCGCGTTCGTCGTGAGGGCGGCTTCCTCGGTTTCGGTCGTCGCACCGTGCGCCCCGAATGGTCAGGCCCTATCCTGGCGTCCAACCGCCTGGTGCTGGTCAACTCGGACGGAGAGGCCGTGGCCTTCGATCCGAAGACGGGCGCCCAGCAGGCCAGTGTGCGTCTCGGCGCTGCCGCCTTCATCGCGCCGGCCGCCTATAACGGCGCGCTGTACATCCTCACCGACCGGGGTGAACTCGTCAGCCTGCGCTGA
- a CDS encoding ArsC family reductase has translation MTFVLFGIPNCDTVKKARVWLDQEGAAYVFHDYKKQGVERAMLERWIAAHGWERVLNQAGTTFRKLSDEARQGLDADKAIALMLEQPSMIKRPVLERDGRDSLIGFKPDAYAAFIAS, from the coding sequence ATGACCTTCGTGCTTTTCGGCATTCCCAATTGCGACACTGTGAAAAAGGCTCGGGTCTGGCTGGACCAGGAGGGCGCGGCCTATGTGTTCCACGATTACAAGAAGCAGGGCGTCGAAAGGGCGATGCTGGAGCGCTGGATCGCAGCTCACGGCTGGGAAAGGGTGCTGAACCAGGCCGGTACGACGTTTCGAAAGCTGTCGGACGAGGCTCGTCAGGGGCTGGACGCCGACAAGGCGATCGCGCTGATGCTGGAGCAGCCGTCCATGATCAAACGACCGGTGTTGGAGCGTGATGGGCGCGACAGCCTGATCGGCTTCAAGCCCGACGCCTACGCCGCCTTCATCGCAAGCTGA
- a CDS encoding SDR family NAD(P)-dependent oxidoreductase, protein MTDASLPLSERIALVVGASRGIGRESALALARAGAHVVAVARTQGALEELDDEIFATTGKHATLIPFDLVDGGGIDRLGGALFERFGRLDIWVQAAATMGAEGLTPVSHADPRGFAKIEKINLTSVYRLIRSLEPLLKASEAARVIHLTTSLTSVPRAFWGPYAATKAGAETLMKCWADETESMPIRVSIVDPGRMRTQLRAQAYPGEDPETLPHPSEIGPLVVELARADREPPLTIRFSEWRTAQS, encoded by the coding sequence ATGACGGACGCATCCCTCCCCCTCTCCGAACGCATCGCCCTGGTCGTCGGCGCCTCGCGCGGCATTGGCCGCGAAAGCGCGCTGGCCCTGGCCCGAGCCGGCGCCCACGTCGTCGCGGTCGCCCGCACCCAGGGCGCGCTGGAAGAGCTGGACGACGAGATCTTCGCCACCACCGGCAAGCACGCGACGCTGATCCCCTTCGATCTGGTGGACGGCGGCGGCATCGATCGGCTGGGCGGCGCCCTGTTCGAGCGGTTCGGCCGGCTCGACATCTGGGTCCAGGCCGCGGCCACCATGGGCGCCGAGGGCCTGACGCCGGTCAGCCACGCCGATCCGCGCGGCTTCGCCAAGATCGAGAAGATCAACCTGACCAGCGTCTACCGCCTGATCCGTTCTCTGGAGCCCCTGCTCAAAGCCTCGGAAGCGGCGCGCGTCATTCATCTAACCACCAGCCTGACGTCGGTTCCCCGCGCCTTCTGGGGGCCCTATGCGGCGACCAAGGCCGGCGCCGAGACGCTGATGAAGTGCTGGGCCGACGAAACCGAGTCCATGCCCATCCGCGTGTCGATCGTCGATCCGGGCCGGATGCGGACCCAGCTCCGCGCCCAGGCCTATCCCGGCGAAGATCCCGAGACCCTGCCCCATCCCTCGGAAATCGGCCCCCTGGTGGTCGAGCTGGCGCGCGCCGACCGCGAGCCGCCGTTGACGATCCGCTTTTCGGAATGGCGGACCGCCCAAAGCTGA
- the panB gene encoding 3-methyl-2-oxobutanoate hydroxymethyltransferase has product MSSQKPETVRRLAAPDITARKGKAPVVCLTAYDAPTAALLDDHCDLLLVGDSVGMVVHGLPNTVGVTLEMMILHGQAVMRGSKRAMVVVDMPFGSYEGGKEVAYDNCARVMKETGAQAVKLESGPTVPETIAYLVQRGIPVMGHVGLRPQAVLTEGAFKAKGRTDDERLRVIAEAEATADAGAFAIVIEGTAEGVAREITETIDKPTIGIGASAACDGQILVTPDMLGLFDWTPKFVRKYADLRGEIDRAVAGYAEDVKARRFPAEVETYFSKKPVSS; this is encoded by the coding sequence ATGTCCAGCCAGAAGCCCGAGACGGTCCGCCGTCTGGCCGCACCCGACATCACGGCCCGCAAAGGCAAGGCGCCCGTCGTCTGCCTGACCGCCTATGACGCGCCGACGGCGGCGCTGCTGGACGATCACTGCGACCTGCTGCTGGTCGGCGACAGCGTGGGCATGGTCGTTCACGGCCTGCCGAACACCGTCGGCGTGACTCTGGAGATGATGATCCTGCACGGCCAGGCCGTCATGCGCGGCTCTAAGCGCGCCATGGTCGTCGTTGACATGCCGTTCGGCAGCTACGAGGGCGGCAAGGAGGTCGCCTACGACAACTGCGCGCGGGTCATGAAGGAGACGGGCGCCCAGGCGGTGAAGCTGGAAAGCGGTCCGACCGTGCCCGAAACCATCGCCTATCTCGTCCAGCGCGGAATCCCAGTGATGGGCCATGTCGGTCTGCGGCCTCAGGCCGTGCTGACCGAGGGGGCGTTCAAAGCCAAAGGACGCACCGACGACGAGCGCCTGCGCGTCATCGCCGAAGCCGAAGCGACCGCCGACGCCGGCGCCTTCGCCATCGTCATCGAGGGCACGGCCGAGGGCGTGGCGCGCGAAATCACCGAAACGATCGACAAGCCCACCATCGGCATCGGCGCCTCGGCGGCGTGCGACGGGCAGATCCTGGTCACGCCCGACATGCTGGGCCTGTTCGACTGGACGCCCAAGTTCGTGCGCAAGTACGCTGACCTGCGCGGAGAGATCGATCGCGCGGTCGCCGGCTACGCCGAAGACGTCAAGGCGCGCCGTTTTCCTGCCGAAGTCGAGACCTACTTCTCGAAAAAGCCGGTTTCGTCCTAA
- a CDS encoding RNA polymerase sigma factor, translating to MAVSYRDMHDVELAAQAAAGGRREFGELARRHGSAVRGLLRRMGADPSLADDVAQDAFVVAFQRCAEYRGEGTFSGWVKRIAARLYLKRRAKEARYVEENASEEAAPVVDTPGLMDLDEALKSLSEAERLCVSLCHGAGLSHPEIAAAMNLPLGTVKSHVKRGLDKLRARLQPELVGRVAHVV from the coding sequence ATGGCCGTATCCTATCGGGATATGCACGACGTGGAGCTGGCGGCCCAGGCCGCCGCCGGCGGCCGGCGCGAGTTCGGCGAACTGGCGCGACGTCACGGCTCGGCGGTGCGGGGTCTGTTGCGCCGCATGGGCGCCGACCCGTCGCTGGCCGACGACGTGGCCCAGGACGCCTTCGTCGTAGCGTTTCAGCGCTGCGCCGAATATCGCGGCGAGGGTACGTTTTCGGGATGGGTCAAGCGGATCGCGGCTCGGCTCTATTTGAAGCGACGCGCCAAGGAAGCGCGGTACGTCGAAGAAAACGCGTCGGAAGAGGCTGCGCCTGTCGTCGACACGCCGGGTCTGATGGACCTCGACGAGGCGCTGAAATCCCTGAGCGAGGCGGAGCGGCTGTGCGTGTCCCTGTGTCACGGCGCCGGTCTGTCTCATCCCGAAATCGCGGCGGCCATGAATTTGCCGCTGGGCACTGTGAAATCTCATGTCAAGCGTGGTCTGGATAAACTTCGCGCGCGGCTCCAGCCGGAGCTCGTCGGGAGGGTCGCTCATGTCGTCTGA
- the der gene encoding ribosome biogenesis GTPase Der yields the protein MALKVAIVGRPNVGKSTLFNRLVGKRLALVDDRPGVTRDRRYADGNIGDLDLTLIDTAGYEDVTDESLEARMREQTEAAMDDAELILFMMDAREGVTSLDRIFAERLRKVQHKPIVLLANKSESRESGGGVGEAHALGFGEPVAISAEHGEGMADLYAAIVAASADIFVEEVDAPDKPIRIAIIGRPNAGKSTLVNRLIGDDRMLTGPEAGITRDSISVDWEYEGQAIRLVDTAGMRRKARVNEKLEKLSVADTIRAITFAEVVVLVMDKDDAFDTQDLQLADLVEREGRALVYVASKWDLEEEPQARMAELKSLAEHKLPQLKGSPFVALSSHSGRGVDRLMPAILKAYATWSVKVKTKDLNTWLAMATQRHPPPAVDGKRVKPKYMAQTKARPPTFVLMASRASDMPEHYKRYLINSLRESFDLPGTPMRLTVKSGSANPYAEGGAKSGPERYKGAAKTAPRKVQKAEKLSNLPGKALEQKKTRKHQPKIVSGVKASSSKKAGSSIAVQKGARGGARQVSRSGRIRTGQKGGAKR from the coding sequence ATGGCATTGAAGGTCGCCATTGTCGGCCGCCCAAACGTGGGCAAGTCGACGCTGTTCAATCGTCTCGTCGGCAAGCGCCTCGCGCTGGTCGATGATCGTCCGGGCGTGACTCGCGACCGGCGCTACGCCGACGGCAACATCGGCGATCTCGATCTGACGCTGATCGACACCGCCGGCTACGAGGACGTCACCGACGAAAGCCTTGAAGCCCGGATGCGCGAGCAGACCGAGGCGGCCATGGACGACGCCGAACTTATTCTATTCATGATGGATGCGCGCGAGGGCGTGACCTCGCTGGACCGCATCTTCGCCGAGCGGCTGCGCAAGGTTCAACACAAGCCCATCGTTCTGCTGGCCAACAAGTCGGAGAGCCGCGAATCGGGCGGCGGCGTGGGCGAGGCGCACGCCCTGGGCTTCGGCGAGCCCGTGGCCATCTCGGCCGAGCACGGCGAGGGCATGGCCGACCTGTACGCCGCCATAGTCGCGGCCTCGGCCGACATCTTCGTCGAAGAGGTCGATGCGCCCGACAAGCCGATCCGCATCGCCATCATCGGCCGCCCCAATGCCGGCAAGTCGACCCTGGTCAACCGCCTGATCGGCGACGACCGCATGCTGACCGGCCCCGAAGCCGGCATCACGCGCGACTCCATCTCGGTCGACTGGGAATACGAGGGCCAGGCCATCCGTCTGGTCGACACCGCCGGCATGCGCCGCAAGGCCCGCGTCAACGAGAAGCTGGAGAAGCTGTCGGTCGCCGACACCATCCGCGCCATCACCTTCGCCGAGGTCGTGGTCCTGGTCATGGACAAGGACGACGCCTTCGACACCCAGGACCTGCAGCTGGCCGACCTGGTCGAGCGCGAGGGTCGGGCGCTGGTTTATGTCGCCTCCAAATGGGACCTGGAAGAAGAGCCCCAGGCCCGCATGGCCGAGCTCAAGTCCCTGGCCGAACACAAGCTGCCGCAGCTGAAGGGCTCGCCCTTCGTCGCCCTGTCGTCGCATAGCGGTCGCGGCGTGGACCGGCTGATGCCGGCGATCCTGAAGGCGTATGCGACCTGGTCCGTGAAGGTGAAGACCAAGGACCTGAACACCTGGCTGGCCATGGCCACTCAGCGCCACCCGCCGCCCGCCGTGGACGGCAAGCGCGTGAAGCCGAAATACATGGCTCAGACCAAGGCCCGTCCGCCGACCTTCGTCCTGATGGCCAGCCGCGCCTCGGACATGCCGGAGCACTACAAGCGCTATCTGATCAACAGCCTGCGCGAGAGCTTCGATCTGCCCGGGACGCCGATGCGGCTGACCGTCAAGTCAGGCTCGGCCAACCCCTACGCCGAGGGCGGCGCCAAGTCGGGGCCAGAACGCTACAAGGGCGCCGCCAAGACTGCGCCGCGCAAGGTGCAGAAGGCCGAGAAGCTGTCGAACCTGCCGGGCAAGGCGCTGGAGCAGAAGAAGACTCGCAAGCACCAGCCCAAGATCGTCAGCGGCGTGAAGGCCTCTTCGTCCAAGAAGGCCGGGTCCAGCATCGCGGTCCAGAAGGGCGCCCGCGGCGGCGCCCGCCAGGTGTCACGCTCAGGCCGCATCCGCACCGGCCAGAAGGGCGGCGCCAAGCGCTGA
- a CDS encoding alkaline phosphatase PhoX, producing the protein MRMDRRSLLTAGAATLAFGGLGRRAMAQAMGGETYLNEVAGYGPLRPDPAGVLDLPDGFSYRVISSLGQVMDDGFLVPGQFDGMGCFPLEGARVALVRNHELKPSSSSHWNRTAWSDDAGRLRRLDPAKAYGRTRAGQIVPGGTTTIVYDLETGQTVRQHLSLVGTSTNCAGGVTPWGSWLSCEETEERPGTANVAQNHGYVFEVPARETGLVDPQPIKAMGRFDHEAVCFDPATGIAYLTEDKADGLFYRFIPAVRGKLLKGGRLQALALRGAPGADTTNHQTRLWDVGDWREVEWIDLDEIDSPNDDLRSRGRASGAAIVARGEGVDWGDGELYLTATSGGPIKRGQILRYQPSAHEGTDREPEAPGRLQLFVESADEKVMNMGDNLTVAPWGHLIVCEDNYSDEIRNHLKGVSPDGRVYTLARNATGANSEFAGACFSPDGSTLFVNFQHPGLTFAITGPWDRVEA; encoded by the coding sequence ATGCGCATGGATCGACGCAGCCTTCTGACCGCCGGCGCCGCGACCCTGGCGTTTGGCGGCTTGGGGCGCCGGGCGATGGCCCAGGCGATGGGCGGCGAGACCTATCTGAACGAGGTTGCGGGCTACGGCCCGCTGAGACCCGACCCGGCGGGCGTTCTGGATCTGCCGGACGGCTTCTCCTACCGCGTGATCTCGAGTCTGGGCCAGGTGATGGACGACGGCTTCCTGGTGCCCGGTCAGTTCGACGGGATGGGCTGCTTTCCGCTGGAGGGCGCGCGTGTCGCCCTCGTGCGCAATCACGAGCTGAAGCCGTCGTCGTCCAGTCACTGGAACCGCACGGCCTGGTCGGACGACGCCGGGCGCCTGCGGCGGCTGGACCCCGCAAAGGCCTATGGCCGCACCAGGGCCGGTCAGATCGTGCCCGGCGGGACGACCACCATCGTCTACGATCTGGAGACGGGTCAGACGGTGCGCCAACATTTGAGCCTGGTGGGCACCAGCACCAACTGCGCGGGCGGGGTGACGCCCTGGGGCAGTTGGCTGAGCTGCGAGGAGACCGAGGAGCGGCCGGGCACCGCCAATGTCGCCCAGAACCATGGCTATGTCTTCGAGGTCCCGGCGCGCGAGACGGGCCTGGTCGACCCCCAGCCTATCAAGGCCATGGGGCGGTTCGATCACGAGGCCGTCTGTTTCGACCCGGCGACCGGGATCGCCTATCTGACCGAGGACAAGGCCGACGGCCTGTTCTACCGTTTCATCCCGGCGGTTCGAGGCAAATTGCTGAAAGGCGGCAGGCTTCAGGCCCTGGCGCTTCGCGGCGCGCCCGGCGCGGATACGACCAACCACCAAACCCGGCTCTGGGACGTCGGTGACTGGCGAGAGGTCGAATGGATCGACCTGGACGAGATCGACAGCCCCAACGACGACCTGCGTTCGCGCGGCCGAGCGTCGGGCGCGGCCATCGTGGCGCGCGGCGAGGGCGTGGATTGGGGTGACGGCGAACTCTATCTGACCGCCACCTCGGGCGGTCCGATCAAGCGGGGACAGATCCTTCGCTATCAGCCGTCGGCGCACGAAGGCACGGATCGCGAGCCCGAGGCGCCGGGGCGGCTTCAGCTGTTTGTCGAAAGCGCCGACGAAAAGGTCATGAACATGGGCGACAACCTGACCGTCGCACCCTGGGGGCATCTGATCGTGTGTGAGGACAACTACTCCGACGAAATCCGCAATCACCTGAAGGGTGTGTCGCCGGACGGCCGCGTCTATACGCTGGCGCGCAACGCCACGGGGGCCAACTCCGAGTTCGCCGGGGCTTGCTTCTCACCGGACGGTTCGACGCTGTTCGTGAACTTCCAGCACCCGGGCCTGACCTTCGCCATCACCGGGCCGTGGGATCGGGTTGAAGCCTGA